Proteins from a single region of Salipiger sp. H15:
- a CDS encoding DmsC/YnfH family molybdoenzyme membrane anchor subunit: MHPAPSLLFFTTLSGLGFGLLAWLGIDPSPPSRAGGPALLVLAFALCLAGLGASALHLGRRERALKAFSQWRTSWLSREAWAALATLLLGGGYGLSLLLGRPVLPLGWLTALCALGTVACTGMIYAQLRSVPRWHHGSTPVLFLAYALSGGALLAGQEIAAVVLLALTALLQIWVWRDGDTRFARSGSSLASATGLGDRGTPRALFPPHAGGSYLLREMVFVVARRHARKLRVLALLLATLLPGALLLAGLASALPGPVPQLFTFISLGAHVAGVLVSRWLFFAEAEHVVGLYYGSR; this comes from the coding sequence ATGCACCCGGCGCCCTCGCTCCTCTTCTTCACCACGCTCTCGGGGCTCGGCTTCGGGCTGCTGGCCTGGCTCGGCATCGACCCCTCGCCGCCGTCGCGCGCGGGCGGTCCCGCGCTGCTGGTGCTCGCCTTCGCGCTCTGCCTCGCGGGGCTCGGGGCCTCGGCCCTGCATCTCGGACGCCGCGAACGGGCGCTCAAGGCCTTCAGCCAGTGGCGCACAAGCTGGCTCTCGCGCGAGGCCTGGGCGGCGCTGGCGACGCTGCTGCTGGGCGGGGGCTACGGGCTCTCGCTGCTGCTCGGCCGCCCGGTCCTGCCGCTGGGCTGGCTCACCGCGCTCTGCGCGCTCGGCACGGTGGCCTGCACCGGGATGATCTACGCGCAGCTGCGGTCGGTGCCGCGCTGGCACCATGGCTCGACGCCGGTGCTCTTTCTTGCCTACGCGCTCTCGGGCGGGGCGCTGCTGGCGGGGCAGGAGATCGCGGCTGTGGTGCTGCTGGCGCTCACCGCGCTCTTGCAGATCTGGGTCTGGCGGGATGGCGACACCCGCTTTGCCCGCAGCGGCAGCAGCCTTGCCAGCGCCACCGGCCTTGGAGATCGCGGCACGCCCCGCGCCCTCTTCCCGCCGCATGCCGGCGGCAGCTACCTGCTGCGCGAGATGGTCTTCGTCGTGGCCCGGCGCCACGCGCGGAAGCTGCGCGTGCTGGCCCTCCTGCTGGCGACTTTGCTGCCCGGGGCGCTGCTGCTCGCGGGGCTGGCATCGGCGCTGCCCGGCCCGGTTCCGCAGCTTTTTACGTTCATTTCGCTTGGCGCGCACGTCGCGGGCGTGCTTGTTTCGCGGTGGTTGTTCTTTGCAGAGGCCGAGCATGTGGTCGGGCTCTACTACGGGAGTCGCTGA
- a CDS encoding DUF1523 family protein → MRYVKWTFIVLFWVLVAGFLHYTLPQHDIARITDTYEKRETPGTMNRWFWSQAGSKSAAATGGRDVFFIQTRLANDKVMVYRNEDTTWGWPPYFKFDTSNLQAEANDLRSGSAQPQWVAIKHYGWRNEFLSIYPNAVKITPVDGPDVRIIPWTNIIVLTLLAAICWAVWVRWRRFRRARIDPALDQMGDNLDEAGGRIRGFFGRRKG, encoded by the coding sequence ATGCGCTACGTGAAATGGACCTTCATCGTGCTCTTCTGGGTGCTGGTGGCGGGCTTCCTGCATTACACCCTGCCACAGCACGACATCGCGCGGATCACCGACACCTACGAGAAGCGCGAGACGCCGGGCACGATGAACCGCTGGTTCTGGAGCCAGGCGGGCAGCAAGAGCGCCGCCGCCACCGGCGGGCGCGACGTGTTCTTCATCCAGACGCGGCTCGCCAACGACAAGGTGATGGTCTACCGCAACGAGGACACCACCTGGGGCTGGCCGCCCTATTTCAAGTTCGACACCTCGAACCTGCAGGCCGAGGCGAACGACCTGCGCTCGGGCTCGGCGCAGCCGCAATGGGTGGCGATCAAGCATTACGGCTGGCGCAACGAGTTCCTGTCGATCTACCCCAATGCGGTGAAGATCACCCCGGTCGACGGGCCGGACGTGCGCATCATCCCCTGGACCAACATCATCGTGCTGACCCTGCTGGCGGCGATCTGCTGGGCGGTCTGGGTGCGCTGGCGGCGCTTCCGCCGCGCCCGCATCGACCCGGCGCTGGACCAGATGGGCGACAACCTCGACGAGGCGGGCGGGCGCATCCGCGGCTTCTTCGGGCGCCGCAAGGGCTGA
- a CDS encoding ester cyclase — protein sequence MPFLAGFDARWPDVGSYLAALIQDLDEARRLDLFAEHLSPEVVSHDGLGALAEPEVLGAELAARAAALTGARLLTEERIWQATAQNAFVAAERFHVTARHDGAGLYGPPTRRKLRFTQMSERYCVAGQLREQWVLRDEAAILAQIGVDVMQGARWRLADAPRAGFEPRPAGPGNGSPWGAALAGLLARVMDGELAAVAQYDPAAELVLPGGETGCGPRDAETFWLGLRAAFPSARFEIDHALGAEEPLTAPRACLRWSLTGNHDGHGAFGTPTGAPVRILGMTQAEFGPDGLRREWTLYDVPGVWAQILRAAGG from the coding sequence GTGCCGTTTCTCGCAGGGTTCGATGCGCGCTGGCCGGATGTCGGCAGCTATCTCGCGGCGCTGATCCAGGACCTCGACGAGGCGCGGCGGCTCGACCTCTTCGCCGAGCACCTGTCGCCCGAGGTGGTCTCGCATGACGGGCTGGGCGCGTTGGCCGAGCCCGAGGTGCTGGGCGCCGAGCTGGCCGCACGCGCGGCGGCGCTGACCGGTGCGCGGCTGCTGACCGAGGAGCGGATCTGGCAGGCCACGGCGCAGAACGCCTTCGTCGCGGCCGAGCGCTTCCACGTCACCGCGCGACACGACGGGGCGGGGCTCTACGGCCCGCCGACGCGCCGCAAGCTGCGCTTCACCCAGATGTCCGAGCGGTATTGCGTCGCGGGCCAGCTGCGTGAGCAATGGGTGCTGCGCGACGAGGCGGCGATCCTCGCCCAGATCGGCGTCGACGTGATGCAGGGGGCGCGCTGGCGCCTTGCCGACGCGCCCCGCGCCGGGTTCGAGCCGCGCCCCGCCGGGCCCGGCAACGGCAGCCCCTGGGGGGCGGCGCTCGCCGGGCTGCTGGCGCGGGTGATGGACGGCGAGCTGGCGGCGGTGGCGCAATACGACCCGGCGGCGGAGCTGGTCCTGCCCGGCGGGGAAACCGGCTGTGGCCCGCGCGACGCCGAGACCTTCTGGCTGGGGCTGCGCGCGGCCTTCCCCTCGGCCCGGTTCGAGATCGACCACGCGCTCGGCGCCGAAGAGCCGCTGACCGCCCCCCGCGCTTGCCTGCGCTGGTCGCTGACCGGCAACCATGATGGCCACGGTGCCTTCGGCACGCCGACCGGCGCCCCGGTGCGCATCCTCGGGATGACCCAGGCCGAGTTCGGCCCCGACGGGCTGCGCCGGGAATGGACGCTCTACGACGTGCCGGGTGTCTGGGCGCAGATCCTGCGCGCCGCGGGCGGGTAG
- a CDS encoding 4Fe-4S dicluster domain-containing protein, whose amino-acid sequence MTDHPSHVQRQLGLVIDLDTCVGCQACVVACKGWNTQSQPSPLSDQDAQGAEPSGTFLNRVHTYEVQPASGPAQVVHFPKSCLHCAEAPCVTVCPTGASFKRAEDGIVLVNEADCIGCGLCAWACPYGARELDLAEGVMKKCTLCVDRIYNLTLPEEDREPACVRTCPAGARHFGDLSDPESAVSLLVEERGGVDLMPEQGTRPANKYLPPRPRDGWEGEVDALAPWLEPVAEEPRGLLGWIDRTLARF is encoded by the coding sequence ATGACCGACCATCCAAGCCACGTGCAGCGCCAGCTCGGCCTCGTCATCGACCTCGACACCTGCGTCGGCTGCCAGGCCTGCGTGGTGGCCTGCAAGGGCTGGAACACCCAAAGCCAGCCGAGCCCGCTGTCGGACCAGGACGCGCAGGGGGCAGAGCCTTCGGGCACCTTCCTCAACCGCGTCCACACCTACGAGGTCCAGCCCGCAAGCGGGCCGGCGCAGGTGGTGCATTTCCCGAAATCCTGCCTGCACTGCGCCGAGGCGCCCTGCGTCACGGTCTGCCCCACCGGCGCGAGCTTCAAGCGCGCCGAGGACGGGATCGTGCTGGTCAACGAGGCCGACTGCATCGGCTGCGGCCTCTGCGCCTGGGCCTGCCCCTACGGCGCGCGCGAGCTCGACCTGGCCGAGGGCGTGATGAAGAAATGCACGCTCTGCGTCGACCGCATCTACAACCTCACGCTGCCCGAGGAGGACCGCGAGCCCGCCTGCGTCCGTACCTGCCCCGCCGGGGCGCGGCATTTCGGCGACCTTTCGGACCCGGAAAGCGCCGTGAGCCTGCTGGTGGAAGAGCGCGGCGGGGTCGATCTCATGCCCGAGCAGGGCACCCGCCCCGCCAACAAGTACCTGCCGCCCCGCCCGCGCGACGGCTGGGAGGGCGAGGTGGACGCGCTCGCCCCCTGGCTCGAGCCGGTGGCCGAAGAGCCGCGCGGGCTGCTCGGCTGGATCGACCGGACCCTGGCGAGGTTCTGA
- a CDS encoding molybdopterin oxidoreductase family protein: MAQTERQLETPDTQVQISDEIRKTTCYMCACRCGIDVHLKDGTPVYIEGNRDHPVNRGVLCAKGAAGLKQVTSPARLRAPLRRTGPRGSGTFEEISWDEALETATAWLTPLRGTAPEKLAFFTGRDQSQSLTSWWAQQFGTPNYAAHGGFCSVNMAAAGIYTLGGSFWEFGTPDWEHAQLLLLFGVAEDHDSNPIKMGLARLRARGAKIVSINPVRTGYSAIADDWLGITPGTDGLLVLSLVHELLRAGRIDLDFLAQFTNAPVLVDCDPRSADYGLFLRDEEGRPLVIDAATGRTAPWDGEGVMPKLTGQLRRAGITHRTVMHMIAAQYMDAGYAPEAVAGRVGLPAERIRWLAAEIARAAFDTRLEFDRPWTDFRGREHATMPGRPVAVHAMRGVSAHSNGFQTCRAIHLLQALLGAVEAPGSFRFKPPYPKPPEAHCRPHAHARPGQPLEGPPLGFPLGPEDLAVDSEGAPLRLDKAFSWEAPLAVHGMMHMVIANAVAGDPYPIDTLFLYMSNMAWNSAMNTGGTMEMLTAQDEEGNYLIPRIIYSDAYASEMVAYADLILPDTTYLERHDCISLLDRPISEPDAAADAIRWPVVTPDRDVRPFQTVLLDLGARLGLPGMSEDGRPVYRDYADYITNHERRPGIGPLAGFRMGPHGLQDGRGTPNEAQLDSYIAAGGTHAIPVPPGAAYYKPWNRAYQDWAVATGLLEAPAPHLVQLWSEPLRRFQRAAEGQGERLPPEPLRDRLAAVMTPLPVWYPPLSDSPGDAEDYPLHALTQRPMAMYHSWGSQNAWLRQIHGSDPLYVPGSWWRELGLQEGDWVRVVSAHGEITAPAARMEAQNPDVVWTWNALGKRRGAWGLDPDAPEATRGVLLNHLIPELLPPREDGHRRSNSDPITGQAAWFDLRVRLERIAPPRESRPGFPPLRSPVPRPA; the protein is encoded by the coding sequence ATGGCGCAGACGGAACGGCAGCTCGAAACCCCCGATACCCAGGTGCAGATCTCGGACGAGATCCGCAAGACGACCTGCTACATGTGCGCCTGCCGCTGCGGCATCGACGTCCACCTGAAGGACGGCACCCCGGTCTACATCGAGGGCAACCGCGACCACCCGGTGAACCGCGGCGTGCTCTGCGCCAAGGGCGCGGCGGGGCTGAAGCAGGTGACCTCTCCGGCGCGGCTGCGGGCGCCGCTGCGCCGCACCGGCCCGCGCGGCTCGGGCACCTTCGAGGAGATCAGCTGGGACGAGGCGCTCGAGACCGCGACCGCGTGGCTGACGCCGCTGCGCGGGACCGCTCCCGAGAAGCTTGCCTTCTTCACCGGGCGCGACCAGTCGCAGAGCCTGACGAGTTGGTGGGCGCAGCAGTTCGGCACGCCCAACTACGCTGCGCACGGCGGCTTCTGCTCGGTCAACATGGCGGCGGCGGGGATCTACACGCTCGGCGGCAGCTTCTGGGAGTTCGGCACTCCCGACTGGGAGCACGCCCAGCTCCTGCTGCTCTTCGGCGTGGCCGAGGACCATGACAGCAACCCGATCAAGATGGGGCTCGCGCGGCTCCGGGCGCGCGGCGCGAAGATCGTCAGCATCAACCCGGTGCGCACCGGCTACAGCGCCATCGCCGACGACTGGCTCGGCATCACGCCGGGCACCGACGGGCTGCTGGTGCTGTCGCTGGTGCACGAGCTCCTGCGCGCCGGGCGGATCGACCTCGACTTCCTCGCGCAGTTCACCAATGCCCCGGTGCTGGTCGACTGCGACCCGAGGTCCGCGGACTACGGACTCTTCCTGCGTGACGAGGAGGGCAGGCCCCTGGTGATCGACGCCGCCACGGGGCGGACCGCGCCCTGGGACGGCGAGGGGGTGATGCCGAAGCTCACCGGCCAGTTGCGCCGCGCCGGGATCACCCACCGCACGGTGATGCACATGATCGCGGCGCAGTACATGGATGCGGGCTATGCACCCGAGGCGGTGGCCGGGCGCGTCGGCCTGCCGGCGGAGCGCATCCGCTGGCTCGCCGCCGAGATCGCCCGCGCCGCCTTCGACACGCGGCTCGAGTTTGACCGCCCCTGGACCGACTTCCGCGGCCGCGAGCACGCCACCATGCCGGGCAGGCCGGTGGCGGTGCACGCGATGCGCGGCGTCTCGGCGCATTCGAACGGCTTCCAGACCTGCCGCGCGATCCACCTGCTGCAGGCGCTGCTCGGCGCGGTCGAGGCCCCGGGCAGCTTCCGCTTCAAGCCGCCCTATCCGAAACCTCCCGAGGCGCATTGCCGCCCCCACGCCCATGCTCGCCCCGGTCAGCCGCTCGAGGGTCCGCCGCTCGGCTTCCCGCTCGGGCCCGAGGATCTGGCGGTGGACTCGGAGGGCGCGCCGCTGCGGCTCGACAAGGCCTTCAGCTGGGAGGCGCCGCTGGCGGTGCACGGGATGATGCACATGGTCATCGCCAACGCTGTGGCCGGGGACCCGTACCCGATCGACACGCTGTTTCTCTACATGTCGAACATGGCGTGGAACTCGGCGATGAACACCGGCGGCACGATGGAGATGCTGACCGCCCAGGACGAGGAGGGCAATTACCTCATCCCGCGGATCATCTACTCCGACGCCTATGCCTCGGAGATGGTCGCCTATGCCGATCTGATCCTGCCCGACACCACCTACCTCGAGCGGCATGACTGCATCTCGCTGCTCGACCGGCCGATCTCCGAACCCGACGCCGCTGCCGATGCGATCCGCTGGCCGGTGGTGACGCCCGACCGCGACGTGCGCCCCTTCCAGACGGTGCTTCTGGACCTCGGCGCGCGGCTCGGCCTGCCGGGGATGTCCGAGGACGGCAGGCCGGTCTACCGCGACTACGCCGATTACATCACCAACCACGAGCGTCGGCCCGGCATCGGCCCGCTCGCCGGCTTCCGCATGGGGCCGCACGGGCTGCAGGACGGGCGCGGCACGCCGAACGAAGCCCAGCTCGACAGCTACATCGCGGCGGGTGGCACCCACGCCATCCCGGTGCCGCCGGGGGCCGCCTACTACAAGCCGTGGAACCGCGCCTACCAGGACTGGGCGGTGGCGACCGGGCTGCTGGAGGCGCCCGCGCCCCATCTCGTGCAGCTCTGGTCCGAGCCGCTGCGCCGCTTCCAGCGCGCCGCCGAGGGGCAGGGGGAGCGCCTGCCGCCCGAGCCGCTGCGGGACCGGCTCGCGGCGGTGATGACGCCGCTGCCGGTCTGGTACCCGCCGCTCTCCGACTCGCCCGGGGACGCCGAGGATTATCCGCTGCATGCGCTCACCCAGCGGCCCATGGCGATGTACCACAGCTGGGGCAGCCAGAACGCCTGGCTGCGGCAGATCCACGGCAGCGATCCGCTCTACGTTCCCGGCAGCTGGTGGCGCGAGCTGGGGCTGCAGGAGGGCGACTGGGTCCGCGTCGTCTCTGCCCATGGCGAGATCACCGCCCCCGCCGCGCGGATGGAGGCGCAGAACCCGGACGTCGTCTGGACCTGGAACGCGCTCGGCAAGCGCCGGGGTGCCTGGGGGCTTGACCCGGACGCGCCCGAGGCGACCCGGGGCGTCCTGCTCAACCACCTCATCCCCGAGCTGCTGCCGCCGCGCGAAGACGGGCACCGCCGGTCCAACTCCGACCCGATCACCGGCCAGGCCGCCTGGTTCGACCTGCGCGTCCGGCTCGAGAGGATCGCCCCGCCCCGCGAGTCCCGTCCGGGCTTCCCGCCGCTCCGCTCTCCCGTCCCGCGCCCCGCCTAG
- a CDS encoding glycosyltransferase family 4 protein: MARRPLRIAYLSDFSPLDRNLYSGGNARIHDALRAHAGEVTILPMDWGSADPIRRAILSLPDALSLRLRWRAHMALAAIVARRVEAALREGCYDVLFGAYAFQSLLCLRLPYPMTVAYTSDATHSVYRESEIGRAHPALIPGGRLMDDWVERAEAEVFRRADLLLWPSQWMMDETAARYGLSGGSAHLVPWGANIAPPPPPPPRSLSRSGRLHLLLVGRNWWAKGGPVAQEVMCLLRARGIDARLTVIGCVPPPEAQGPFIEVHPHLDKSVPEQEALFRELYARAHFVVMPSFESYGFAFCEASAHGVPSLCLRVGGVPVRDGINGYALPIGSGAEAFAARILACLDAPGHYAALARSSREEYETRLNWDAWGRRVGDLLEAHVAERDAACAPAATADRACRGADLRRAARH, encoded by the coding sequence ATGGCCCGTCGCCCGCTAAGGATCGCCTATCTGAGTGATTTCTCGCCGCTCGACCGGAACCTCTATTCCGGCGGCAACGCGCGGATTCACGACGCGCTTCGGGCCCATGCGGGAGAGGTGACGATCCTGCCGATGGACTGGGGCAGCGCCGATCCGATCCGCCGCGCCATCCTCTCGCTTCCCGACGCGCTCAGCCTGCGCCTGCGCTGGCGGGCGCACATGGCGCTGGCCGCGATCGTCGCGCGGCGCGTCGAGGCGGCGCTGCGCGAGGGCTGCTACGACGTGCTTTTCGGAGCCTATGCCTTCCAGTCGCTCCTCTGCCTGCGCCTGCCCTATCCCATGACCGTCGCCTATACCTCTGACGCGACGCACAGCGTCTACCGCGAGTCCGAGATCGGCCGGGCGCACCCCGCGCTGATCCCCGGCGGGCGGCTCATGGACGACTGGGTCGAGCGCGCCGAGGCCGAGGTCTTCCGCCGCGCCGACTTGCTGCTCTGGCCGTCGCAATGGATGATGGACGAGACCGCGGCGCGCTACGGCCTGTCCGGCGGCTCGGCCCATCTGGTGCCCTGGGGGGCCAATATCGCGCCGCCGCCGCCGCCACCGCCGCGCAGCCTCTCGCGGTCGGGCAGGCTGCACCTGCTGCTCGTCGGGCGGAACTGGTGGGCCAAGGGCGGCCCGGTCGCGCAGGAGGTGATGTGCCTGCTGCGCGCGCGCGGCATCGACGCCCGGCTGACGGTCATCGGCTGCGTGCCCCCGCCCGAGGCGCAGGGGCCCTTCATCGAGGTGCACCCGCATCTCGACAAGTCGGTGCCCGAGCAGGAGGCGCTGTTCCGCGAGCTTTACGCCCGCGCGCATTTCGTCGTCATGCCCAGCTTCGAGAGCTACGGATTCGCCTTCTGCGAGGCCTCGGCGCATGGCGTTCCCTCGCTCTGCCTGCGGGTCGGCGGCGTTCCGGTGCGCGACGGGATCAACGGCTACGCGCTGCCGATCGGCAGCGGCGCCGAGGCGTTCGCCGCCCGGATCCTCGCCTGCCTCGACGCGCCGGGGCATTACGCGGCGCTGGCGCGGAGCAGCCGCGAGGAATACGAGACGCGGCTCAACTGGGACGCCTGGGGGCGTCGCGTCGGGGACCTGCTCGAGGCGCATGTGGCCGAGCGCGACGCGGCCTGCGCGCCCGCCGCGACCGCGGATCGCGCCTGCCGCGGCGCCGATCTGCGCCGGGCCGCGAGGCACTGA
- a CDS encoding NAD-dependent succinate-semialdehyde dehydrogenase, with product MLDQTTNLPALLKDPTLLETRAYVNGAWIDGADGTYDVTNPARGDVIAQVADLSRAQIAKAIDAAHAAQKDWAQWTGKERAKVLRRWFELMMENQDDLGTIMTAEQGKPLAEAKGEIAYGASFIEFFGEEAKRVYGETIPGHARDKRITVMKQPIGVAASITPWNFPNAMITRKAGPALAAGCAFVARPASETPLSALAIAVLAERAGIPAGVFNVVPTSSSSEAGKEFCENPKVRKLTFTGSTEVGRILLRQAADQVMKCSMELGGNAPFIVFDDADLDAAVEGAIACKFRNNGQTCVCANRIYVQSGVYDAFAEKLAAAVAKLKVGDGLEPGTDLGPLINRKAIDKVQEHIADATAKGGTLILGSEAQQMDGQFFAPAIVTGATREMKFATEETFGPLAPLFRFETVDEVIEMANDTIFGLASYFYAKDLSRVYKVAEALEYGIVGVNTGLISTEVAPFGGVKQSGLGREGSHHGIEDYLEMKYVCLSV from the coding sequence ATGCTCGACCAGACCACCAACCTTCCCGCCCTGCTGAAGGACCCGACCCTGCTCGAGACCCGCGCCTATGTGAACGGGGCCTGGATCGACGGCGCGGACGGCACCTACGACGTGACCAACCCCGCCCGTGGCGACGTCATCGCGCAGGTGGCGGACCTGAGCCGCGCGCAGATCGCCAAGGCCATCGACGCCGCCCACGCGGCGCAGAAGGACTGGGCGCAATGGACCGGCAAGGAACGCGCCAAGGTGCTGCGCCGCTGGTTCGAGCTGATGATGGAGAACCAGGACGACCTCGGCACGATCATGACCGCCGAACAGGGCAAGCCGCTGGCCGAGGCCAAGGGCGAGATCGCCTACGGCGCGTCGTTCATCGAGTTCTTCGGCGAGGAGGCCAAGCGCGTCTACGGCGAGACCATCCCCGGCCACGCCCGCGACAAGCGCATCACGGTGATGAAGCAGCCGATCGGCGTCGCCGCCTCGATCACGCCGTGGAACTTCCCCAACGCGATGATCACCCGCAAGGCCGGGCCCGCGCTCGCCGCCGGCTGCGCCTTCGTCGCCCGCCCGGCATCCGAAACCCCGCTCTCGGCGCTGGCCATCGCCGTGCTGGCCGAGCGCGCCGGCATCCCCGCGGGCGTCTTCAACGTGGTGCCGACCTCGTCCTCCTCGGAGGCGGGCAAGGAGTTCTGCGAGAACCCCAAGGTGCGCAAGCTGACCTTCACCGGCTCGACCGAAGTCGGGCGCATCCTGCTGCGCCAGGCCGCGGACCAGGTGATGAAATGCTCGATGGAGCTCGGCGGCAACGCCCCCTTCATCGTGTTCGACGACGCCGATCTCGACGCCGCCGTCGAGGGCGCCATCGCCTGCAAGTTCCGCAACAACGGCCAGACCTGCGTCTGCGCCAACCGCATCTACGTGCAGTCCGGCGTCTACGACGCCTTCGCCGAGAAACTCGCCGCCGCGGTGGCGAAACTGAAGGTCGGCGACGGGCTCGAGCCCGGCACCGACCTTGGCCCGCTGATCAACCGCAAGGCCATCGACAAGGTGCAGGAGCACATCGCCGACGCCACCGCCAAGGGCGGCACGCTCATCCTCGGCTCCGAAGCGCAGCAGATGGACGGCCAGTTCTTCGCCCCGGCCATCGTCACCGGCGCGACGCGCGAGATGAAGTTCGCCACCGAGGAAACCTTCGGCCCGCTCGCCCCGCTCTTCCGCTTCGAGACGGTGGACGAGGTGATCGAGATGGCCAACGACACGATCTTCGGCCTCGCCTCCTACTTCTACGCCAAGGATCTCAGCCGCGTGTACAAGGTCGCCGAGGCGCTGGAATACGGCATCGTCGGGGTCAACACCGGGCTCATCTCGACCGAGGTCGCGCCCTTCGGCGGGGTCAAGCAATCCGGCCTCGGCCGCGAGGGCAGCCACCACGGCATCGAGGACTACCTCGAGATGAAATACGTCTGCCTGAGCGTCTGA
- a CDS encoding M24 family metallopeptidase codes for MDHQLTSRHLTARPETYRFHNGEKVPLPFAPAEYDARLAGLRAAMAAEGLDACVLSSMHNIAYYSGFLYCSFGRPYALVVTPGESVTISAGIDAGQPWRRCHGDSITYTDWARNNLWRAVRGVTGPGKVIGYEADHLTLAQKALLDTFLGPRRSHDIAPATMRQRMLKSPAEIALIRQGAQVADIGGYAIREAIREGAREIDVAMAGRDAMELEIARRFPDAEYRDTWVWFQSGLNTDGAHNPVTSRALRRGDILSLNCFPMISGYYTALERTLFVGEVDPASLAIWEANVATHELGLSLLKPGASCAEVTHALNAFLSERDLLQYRTFGYGHSFGVLSHYYGREAGLELREDVDTVLRPGMVVSMEPMLTLPEGRPGAGGYREHDILVITEDGAENITGYPYGPGFNVVG; via the coding sequence ATGGACCACCAACTGACCAGCCGACACCTGACCGCCCGCCCCGAAACCTACCGCTTCCACAACGGCGAGAAGGTGCCCCTGCCCTTCGCGCCTGCGGAATACGACGCCCGGCTCGCCGGGCTGCGCGCCGCCATGGCGGCCGAGGGGCTCGACGCCTGCGTGCTGAGCTCGATGCACAACATCGCCTACTACTCGGGCTTTCTCTACTGCAGCTTCGGCCGCCCCTACGCGCTGGTCGTCACGCCCGGCGAAAGCGTCACGATCAGCGCCGGGATCGACGCCGGCCAGCCGTGGCGGCGCTGCCATGGCGACAGCATCACCTATACCGACTGGGCGCGGAACAACCTCTGGCGGGCGGTGCGCGGGGTGACCGGCCCCGGCAAGGTGATCGGCTACGAGGCCGACCACCTGACGCTGGCGCAGAAGGCACTCCTCGACACGTTCCTCGGGCCCCGCCGCAGCCATGACATCGCCCCCGCCACGATGCGCCAGCGGATGCTGAAATCCCCCGCCGAGATCGCGCTGATCCGGCAGGGCGCGCAGGTGGCCGACATCGGCGGCTACGCCATCCGCGAGGCGATCCGCGAGGGCGCGCGCGAGATCGACGTGGCCATGGCCGGGCGCGACGCGATGGAGCTCGAGATCGCCCGGCGCTTCCCCGACGCCGAGTACCGCGACACCTGGGTGTGGTTCCAGTCCGGGCTCAACACCGACGGCGCGCACAACCCGGTCACGTCGCGCGCCCTGCGCCGGGGCGACATCCTCTCGCTCAACTGCTTCCCGATGATCTCGGGCTATTACACCGCGCTCGAGCGCACGCTCTTCGTCGGCGAGGTCGATCCCGCCTCGCTCGCCATCTGGGAGGCCAATGTCGCCACGCACGAGCTTGGCCTCTCGCTGCTGAAACCCGGGGCGAGCTGCGCCGAGGTGACCCATGCGCTCAACGCCTTCCTGTCCGAGCGGGACCTGCTGCAGTACCGCACCTTCGGCTACGGCCACAGCTTCGGGGTGCTGTCGCATTACTACGGCCGCGAGGCCGGGCTCGAGCTGCGCGAGGACGTGGACACGGTGCTGCGTCCCGGCATGGTGGTCTCGATGGAGCCGATGCTGACCCTCCCCGAGGGCCGGCCCGGCGCCGGCGGCTACCGCGAGCACGACATCCTCGTCATCACCGAGGACGGGGCCGAGAACATCACCGGCTATCCCTACGGGCCGGGGTTCAACGTGGTGGGCTAG